A stretch of DNA from Babesia bovis T2Bo chromosome 2, whole genome shotgun sequence:
CTGCAAATCCCAAAGTCGTTCCAGGTTTACACAAGTTGTATAACTCAAATGAGCACATTTTAAGGCACATGACACAGCGGATGTTGTACCGTACAAATCTGATTACAAGTCCGTACAGCCATTTATACCAAGATCCATGACCGTGGAGGCTTCGGGGGTTGCCTACACTGAGATACAGCCGACATACTACTTGACAGTGGTTTTTAATCATTGTGTATTATGCATAAGAAGGTATACATTTTCGTTTCTATACGAGATTACATAATGCGGTTAGTATGCGGTGGAAGAACCCTTGCTCTTCTTGTCACCACCCAATTCGAATGTCTTGCAACGCTTGAGGGTGGCGAAGTGCTTCTTTTTGCAGGTGGTGCATTCCTATATAAATTTATAGGTATAATAGCATATAACTAACCAGTTTGAGTACAATCTTTTTGGTTGTCTTTGCCTTCTTACGGAAAATAGGCTTGGTTTGACCACCAAAACCAGCTTGCTTCATGTCGTAACGACGAC
This window harbors:
- a CDS encoding 60S ribosomal protein L44 family protein, whose protein sequence is MVNIPKSRKTLCTGKCKKHQLHKVTQYKKGKDSKHVQGRRRYDMKQAGFGGQTKPIFRKKAKTTKKIVLKLECTTCKKKHFATLKRCKTFELGGDKKSKGSSTAY